TTCGTGAACTTCCAGAGTGGTGGCGTCCGAGGCCGACGTTCGTTTCAGGTCTCGATCCGTTACGATTCCCTTGAGCTTGCCGTTCTTCAAGACCGGCAGCACCCGGATAGCATGCGTTTTCAACAACGTCATGGCGGTCTGCATGGAATCATTCACGTCAACGGTAATGACCGGTTGGCTCATCCAATCTTTTACCAGCATAATACACCTCCATGGTTTGTTTTTCATAACGCGATATTTGGATAACGTTCCTTTTTACCCAATTTCAGCAATAAATAGAGCAAATATTATGCCAAAAAGGCAAATAAGATGCTTCTATAGATGTTTATGATGTGTGTTGAACCCAGTCAGCAGGGAAGGGGAATATGACAGCTTTTTTTAAATCTATTTGTACCATACCGCTTTCCATAATAAAGTTCCGTAACAATGAATTGCGGTATAAGCGGTTGTAGAAAAAACGTTGGGATAACGGAACGTTTTTTTGACAACCGCTATTAAGAATCAGGATCGGTCCTCTTTGACGGATGTTTCAATTTTAAGCCGGTACTTTTCGATCTTCGAGTGCAGGGTGGGCCGGGAAAGTCCCAGCAGTTTAGCGGCGCTGGAACGGTTTCCGGCGGTCATATGAAGCGCTTCACTGATAAGGATGCTGGCGAAACGGTCGATACAGTCGTCAAACAGCGTAGCGCCGGATCGGGTGGTCAGCCGCTCCCGGATCCATTCCTGCAGGAACCGGTCCCTGTCGGCGTCGTCCGTGCTTCTGGCGGTGCTTTTTTCGCGGATGGTCTGGGATATTTCTTCGGCGCCCAAGGGGGCCCCGCGGTTAAAAATCAGTGCTTTGTGAATGACGTTGGCCATTTCGCGAACATTGCCGGGCCAGGCGTAATTGCTTAAAATCTCTTTGGCGGCGTCCGTGATTCCCGGGTTGTCGATGCCGACTTCCGCTGCGTAACGGGAAAGAAAATAATCGGCCAGCAGGGGGATATCGCTTTTCCGTTCCTTGAGGGGCGGCAGCCAGATGGTAATGACCTTGAGGCGGTAATACAGGTCTTCGCGAAAACGGTTTTCTGTGAGCGCAGCTTCCAGGTCCCGGTTCGTGGCGGCGATGATGCGGACATCCACCGGGATGGTTTCGCGCCCCCCCAGGCGTTCGATGCTTTTTTCCTGGAGCAGGCGTAATATCTTGGACTGCAGGCCAAAGGGCATATCGCCGATTTCGTCCAGAAATACCGTTCCGCCGTGGGCCTGTTCGATTTTTCCGATCCGGCGATGGGTCGCGCCGGTAAAGGTCCCTTTTTCATAGCCGAACAGTTCGCTCTCCAGCAGGGTTTCGGGAATCGCGACACAGTTGATGACCAGGAACGGTTTTTTTACACGAAGGCTGTGCTGATAGATGGCGCGGGCCACCAGTTCCTTGCCGGTTCCGGATTCGCCCCGGATGAGAACGGTGGCGTCCGTGGCGGAAACCCGGCCGATGGCCTTATACACGTCCTGCATTGGGCCGCTGCGTCCGATGAGGGCCTCCCGGGAGCTGTTGTCGGGGGTTATGTCCATTTCGACGGGAGAGCGCATAAACCGCCCGGCTTCGATCGCTTTTGCGATGACCCGGAGCATGTCAGGGATTTCAAAGGGTTTGAGGATATAATCAAAGGCGCCCATCTTGGTGGCTTCGATGGCAGTCTCGGTGGTCCCGTAAGCCGTCATAATGATGACCGGCAACTTGGGTTCAAGGGTGTGGATGGCCTGAAAGGTTTCAAGGCCGTTCATGCCGGGAAGGCGAATGTCTATGATAACGACGTCCGGGATGGATTGCCGGATCAGTTTCAGGCCGGCCTCGCCGGATGCCGCGCTTTCGACTCCATAGCCTTCTTCGGTTAAAAGCTTGTGAAAGCTTTTGCGAAGCTGGTCGTCGTCGTCAATAATATAAATCGTGTTCGGCATTTAACGCTCCATTTTTTTGCAACTGCAGGTCTTACGCCCGAAGGGGGAGGGCGATCGTAAAGGTGGTTCCTTTTCCCGAGTCCGACATGAATTCGAGGCGACCCTGATGTTCTTCAACAATGCGCACGGCAATGCTGAGTCCGAGGCCGGTCCCCTCTTCCTTTGTGGTAAAAAAGGGCTGCAGGACCTTTTCCCTGATGGCATTGGAAATGCCCGGGCCGTTGTCGCTGACATGAATCACGGCTGCCTGACCCAGGGCGGCATCCAGCCTTTCTTCCTCGCGGATAACAATGGAGCCCCCTTTTTCCACGGCTTCGCAGGCATTGACGATGAGGTTGGCGATGACTTCCTTGAGCTGTTCGGGATCCGCCTGGATGTCCGGCAAGG
This region of Desulfobacterales bacterium genomic DNA includes:
- a CDS encoding sigma-54 dependent transcriptional regulator, whose translation is MPNTIYIIDDDDQLRKSFHKLLTEEGYGVESAASGEAGLKLIRQSIPDVVIIDIRLPGMNGLETFQAIHTLEPKLPVIIMTAYGTTETAIEATKMGAFDYILKPFEIPDMLRVIAKAIEAGRFMRSPVEMDITPDNSSREALIGRSGPMQDVYKAIGRVSATDATVLIRGESGTGKELVARAIYQHSLRVKKPFLVINCVAIPETLLESELFGYEKGTFTGATHRRIGKIEQAHGGTVFLDEIGDMPFGLQSKILRLLQEKSIERLGGRETIPVDVRIIAATNRDLEAALTENRFREDLYYRLKVITIWLPPLKERKSDIPLLADYFLSRYAAEVGIDNPGITDAAKEILSNYAWPGNVREMANVIHKALIFNRGAPLGAEEISQTIREKSTARSTDDADRDRFLQEWIRERLTTRSGATLFDDCIDRFASILISEALHMTAGNRSSAAKLLGLSRPTLHSKIEKYRLKIETSVKEDRS